In Cryptococcus gattii WM276 chromosome B, complete sequence, the DNA window ATGAACAATCCGTTGCCGGCGCACTTTTCCAAACACTTATTCAACTCGGTGGATCCTTCGGCTTGGCAGTGACGTCTGTTATTTCCGACGTCCAGAATCAAAAGGCTCTCAGGGCAGGGAAAGACGAGATAGAAGCCCTGTTGACAGGATTACATGCCGCATTCTGGCTTGGGGCCGCAATGAGTTTTATTGCCCTCATCATTGCTCTGATTGCGCTCAAAGGAATGGGCACGGTGGGCAAGGGTGCTAAGGGTGGAGGATTGACCGACAATAAGCataaaaaagaagaaaaggagacgggggaggagggggtGAAGGCAAAAGAGGCTGTTCAAAGACGTGGCACAAATGATGACGATATTGTCTAATCTATCAAAACTCATTTTAGGTATTGGGTAATTGGCGGCATTTATGACTGACGGTGTACAGTTACGGTCATGACATAGGGTATATGCATCTATAATCTTGCGCTTGAGATCAAGGCAATTCCAAAGTGGCACCGGAAAGGACAATCATACGGCAGGAATTATTCAAATGTTTCAGCCGTTCTTGTcaaaaagaaggaggtCGTTTTCGGGTATAGGACGAGGAACTGAAGGCACGGTCGGTTCAACAAATCCAAAGGTACGCATTTTCTTTATGCCGGACATGCTTTGAGACGGGTGAAATGAAAATGCGTTCTATGTTTTTGTTTTAAGGTCGAGTTGGAAAGAACAAAGATTAGGATTCTATTTACGCTACTGCACGCAGTATTATTGATGAAGCTGCTGGGTTGTTCAGTTATTTGGCCGAGGGGCATGGACGAAGGGTAGATCTTGTGTGCTCGTCGCTTATGTTGTTACGACGTTAATGGTGGAAATGCACTTGAACCAAAAAGAAATGGACTGACGGATGATAAGAAGTTGTGGCTGAGCGATAAGAACATAGTAGTCATGTCGTAGGGTTGATAGCCCAGCTCTTTTATATGTGATGACTTCCTCGCACATGCAGCAATATCACTACTGCGACACTGCTTATTGCGACATCCTTTAAcctctttccctcctcctttACCATTATTGAGGACCCAATCTGAAGTACCAAGAAGACTGATTAGTTGAAGGCGCCAAAAAGGAGAGGCCGATCAGGAGGGGTTATTGCAATAATATTTTTAGCAGGACTTGGGCAAGCGGGATATATGGAAGTAGGAGCTCGAGACATGATGGAACTCGAGGGTGGGCATACTTGATAAAATTCATACCCCTTTAAAGCCTCACCGTTTTCATCAGTatttgatgatgattaTTACTTGTGAGGATGATGTCTTTGCTGCCATAATGTCAGAAATAATAAGCAAAGCTCCAGTCTTCGTCATGTCATGGCAACGTTGTTAGTCATACTTTGAAATTGAAAACACAGAAAAGGAGGCGAAGAAAACGTTCTTATTTAACGCAACAATAAGAGAACGAGATTAGCTATATGTGCCCTGACTATTCTATTCATTTGCTTATCAATACCATTACCCATTTGAATCATTATACAGTGAAACTTCTGTCAACACTGGTGGtattcttctttcatcaTTACTTTATTATCACGCCTTTCTTTTGTTTGGCTTGCCTTTACGTGGAGGGGTAACCGCTGCTATATGTCAGATTGGAAGGTTTTGATGAATGTTGAGGGTCATTCAGGATAAGAGTTAGATATTGGCCCAAGTAGTGAAGTCGTGATAGGGATCAAGCAGGCAATATTTCCCAGCATACATCAGCATGAATTCTCCATACATCTCATCCAACATCTTTTTCAAACGAAACAAGCGCGCTGTCCAATGCAGAGGAAAACGAAGAATAGATGACGCTAGAAACGGAATGAAAAGATGGCTTTGGGTGCTGGGCTCTAGAAATGATGCCCAGGGGCTTTGTTGAATAATTGTACACAATAGCTGTTGTTTGGGAAAAACAAACGGACTCAAGAAAGATGACGAGGGGAATGAAGATCACTAACGCCGCGCGCTGCCGCCGTATCCACCATACTTCGGCTTCTTTTCGGCAGGTTTCAGAATCTGCAGAGCGTCAACAAACCATTAAAATCACAGCGATAAACAAGCTCACTTGGAAGGAGCAAAGTAAAGTGTCGTCTACGCTCATCATCGCACCAGCATTATCAAATTCGCCACAATAATTAGGGGCAGAGAACAGAGTGACAAGCTGTCGCTTGGCGAAGAATTCGTAACCATCTTCAACAACCTGAGGCCTATTTAGCATACCCCCAAAATTTTTCGCAACGAGAAGGCTTACCTGATGCGCTCGACAAATCAAGTCCATATCGTGCTTTTGCAAGAACCGAGAAACAACGTCTGGACCAAAAGTGAACGAGACTCCTCGATCGTTCTCGCTCCATCCAGTGATGTCCTTGTCCGGATCAGACCAAAGCAAATCACAAAGCAGGCCTAAAAAGAAGTTAGCGCCAAACACATCCTTAGCTTAACATAAAACTGACCGGTGTCCGGAACATCTGTTGGTCGCATAACTCTCCTAATCTGCTCCATACTTTGCAAGTCAGGACTCAAACCTCCGTGCATTGTGAAGATCTTCTCGTCGATGATCGCCGCAATGGGGAGACAGTTGAAGCAGTCGGTAAAAGTCTTCCAGAGTTTAATGTTGTAGCGACGTTTGCCTGCTTGAGATTAGCTGTGCAAAAATGGATATCAATCAAGAGTTACGCACACTCATCATAGAATCCATAGATTCTATTAATACTAGCGCACTCATGATTTCCTCTCAGGATGAAAAAGTTTTCAGGGTACTTGATTTTATACGCCAACAGCAGGCAGATAGTCTCAAGAGACTGCTTGCCTCGATCGACATAATCACCAAGGAAGAGGTAATTGGCTTCGGGGGGGAAACCACCGTACTCAAATAGACGCAACAAGTCGTAATATTGTCCATGAATGTCACCTTCAGTTAATAATCATAAGCATACTTCTCACCCTATCTTGGTATTTCAAACATACCACAGATTTTGATGGGCGCTTCGAGTTCAAGGAGGATCGGCTGACTGATGAAAATTTCACGGGCTTTGGTGCAAAGGTATTTGATTTCGTATTCTGCCAACTGCACTGCCTTGCCTGGCCTGTTCCCTCGCACTGAGTTTTCAAATATGTCGTCAGCTTCGAAACCTTACTGTTGGGCTAAAGTACCCACCTTCTAACAGTCGGTCGATGACTGAGTCAAGATCAATTTCAGGCTGTTCTCCCATTTTATTGGAAGTAAGTTATAGGTGGTAGATGGAGGAATCGAGCGACTATGGCCAAACTGATTGATTATAGCAGTGGTAGCTGAAATAGTCATTTTCGGTATTAGCGCCACATTACTGCGAGAATACGACATGCGCGTTCTGCCGGTCCCACTCGTACATCCAACCTCCAAACTCCTCCAATCGTCCCAATAAACACCCTCCTATTCGCAAACTTCCCCGCCTAACAAATTCAGGGTCCCCTCCGTCTCTCTCAATTCCGACACCGCCTAGGACCCACCAAGATAAGATGACTCACCTCCAACAAATAACTTGCGCTGAATTCTTTGTGGTGTTAAGACTGGGCGGTGATTGAGTCGACGTTTCAAGGAATGGGAGACTtgagatgaaggagacgTTGATGAGAAGGAAGCGGATTGAGGTTGAGTAAAAGTAAGGGATGACGTCGGAGTCGAAGGTGAGGGTGTTGTGGAGTTATTTGGTAAAATAAGACGAACAGGCGTGGAAGTGACGGGGAGAGTTGGGATAGCCGCCAAGGATACAGTGGATGGTGTTAGCTCTGGGGTTGAGGACACATAAAACTGACAGCATCACGGGCGCTGACTCCAACCCCAGGAGAAGAGAACTCACGCTTAGTGGGTCTGTCTGGGGCTGTGCGGAAGATGAATGCGCAGGACTGGCCGTACGGGTGGCGAAGTCGGCTGCGGGGATGGGCAAGTAGGCTGGGAGTTGGATGTAAGGATATACGTGTAGTGAGGGAGGAGATTTGTATGGAGAGCGAGTGAGAGCGCGCTGGAGGAAGGACTTACAACAAGGGTCACTGGGCGACTGGGCCGTAAGAGGGTGTGGCACCCCAAACGCCAGCCTCCATAACGCCGCGTATTCCCGCCGCTCCTAACATCACTTTAATCAGTGATCGGCCCGCGTTTCGTGCAGCAGGAAGTTACTTGTACGACGTCGTGTCGAGTATGCACTGTAGATATCCCTCATTTTCCGAGTATGCATTCACCCTTACTTAAATGCCAACGGATATACATGAAAACACCATCGTCCCATCTGCCTGCTACATTAGAAAAAAGATAACTAAAAAAAACAAATACACATCTCTGAAGTCGACAAGAATTTCATGCTCCTCTGCCGACTAAGACACTCAGGGAGTGACAGTGGCTGTAATATGGACACAACAATCGATTGATCTATGGAACAATAGGGATGTGCGGTACTGTGTTGGTAGTGGTCTGGACCGGATGACTGGTGCTGGTATTGTTATCTGTGCCTATAGCAGCGGCAGAAGTACTTGGAGGCACGGTCGGAACAGCAGCCTGCACCTCAAACTAGTCAGTACAAAATCGACATGCAACGATGGAATAACATTCTAAGTAGGGTACTAACCTCATTCAAAAGTCCTTCAACCTTATCAAGACCCTTGTGCACGGCGTTACTCATTTGAGTAATAATGCCGGGATGAGCGTCAGTAGTCGTCTTCTGTTCGATGGTATTGGTGAGTTGATTAAAGGTACTCTAGTATCCAATCTTCAGCTTCTTTCCACCAGAGATTACTCTCTCTCCTATAAGGACCCACCTGTACGGCGTTAAAACCTTGTTCAAAGAAACCCTTCGCCTTTTCGCCGGTGTCCTCAGCCACAGCAGCAGCCCTCTCCGCTGTGCCAACAGTTGTGGCCTTCACGTTATTCACAGAATCGTCGAGGGTTCCTGCAGATGTGGGTACAGCACTCGTCGAAGGGTCATTCCCCTAACAAAGATGTCATTACCATGTGTCACCAAAATCCTCATCATTCAGGAAACCAACCTCAATCTTGTCAACAAGTTGCTCTAATTTAGCAGCCGCTTTATCGGCGTAGGGCTTGGTTGCATCTTGTACTTTTTGTACATATGGTTCAGCCTTGTCAAGGTACTGCTTTCTAGTTTCAGCTTGAGCCAGTCTTTATTGAGGAGATGAAATGATTGCAAGACTTACAGGCTTGGCTATATCTCTTGCCCTGTCCAGGATGGTGGGTTCTGTGATGGCGTCAAGAGCCCGTGCAGGCGGCTCTGTCAGATTTTCTGCTGGAGTGACAGGCTTTGGAGGGATGGATGAAGCTGGAATCTCAGACCTCGCCGTCGACGGGGCTGCAGCAGGAGCAGGGCTAGTGGTTTCGGGGGCAGACATCTTGCTTGTTTGTACTCTTGTCGGAAGGACTCTACGGGTTCTGCTAGTGTAAATGTGATAAGCGCAACGCTGATGCTACAATGTATTTATTTGCTTAATTCGTTGTAGCAATATCctgatgagaagaagagggaggatAGCAAGAAGCTCTTACTACAAGTACAACTATATCGGTAGATCAGATGAGTTACTAAGATGCAGGAACTATGGGATTATGGGGAACTCACCAATGACGTCATGCGTGTCTCTCTCCACCGTTGGGTCTGTTCATCTTCTTATTAAGGTTAActctaatttttttttccttgCATATAAACACCGTTAAGTATTAGCTTCCGTTCGTCCAGTCTGTTTCGTTAACGAACTGAGAACcgatgatgaaggagcTTATTAGGATATCATGCACATCAAAGCATTTGTACACCATAAATCGTAGTAAACCAGGGCCATCATATATATCG includes these proteins:
- a CDS encoding Hypothetical Protein (Similar to TIGR gene model, INSD accession AAW41823.1); its protein translation is MSAPETTSPAPAAAPSTARSEIPASSIPPKPVTPAENLTEPPARALDAITEPTILDRARDIAKPYLDKAEPYVQKVQDATKPYADKAAAKLEQLVDKIEGNDPSTSAVPTSAGTLDDSVNNVKATTVGTAERAAAVAEDTGEKAKGFFEQGFNAVQSTFNQLTNTIEQKTTTDAHPGIITQMSNAVHKGLDKVEGLLNEAAVPTVPPSTSAAAIGTDNNTSTSHPVQTTTNTVPHIPIVP
- a CDS encoding Protein phosphatase type 1, putative (Similar to TIGR gene model, XP_569133.1), giving the protein MGEQPEIDLDSVIDRLLEVRGNRPGKAVQLAEYEIKYLCTKAREIFISQPILLELEAPIKICGDIHGQYYDLLRLFEYGGFPPEANYLFLGDYVDRGKQSLETICLLLAYKIKYPENFFILRGNHECASINRIYGFYDECKRRYNIKLWKTFTDCFNCLPIAAIIDEKIFTMHGGLSPDLQSMEQIRRVMRPTDVPDTGLLCDLLWSDPDKDITGWSENDRGVSFTFGPDVVSRFLQKHDMDLICRAHQVVEDGYEFFAKRQLVTLFSAPNYCGEFDNAGAMMSVDDTLLCSFQILKPAEKKPKYGGYGGSARPVTPPRKGKPNKRKA